The sequence below is a genomic window from Cicer arietinum cultivar CDC Frontier isolate Library 1 chromosome 6, Cicar.CDCFrontier_v2.0, whole genome shotgun sequence.
GTGAGCTTCttctacaaaatattatatgattgCATGAATATGATAGTAATACAAGCTATGTGATGAATGTGACATCAGGATTTTAAGTAATAGGATCATCCAAAGAAATAGGGATGGtaaattattcattttctctcatttttgGAGTAGAATCTCAAAACCAAGTAGAAGAAGAACCTGTAAAGAACACCCCAAGCTAGCAGGATTAAGATGTCATACCACAGGCTTTCCATTGTAATATCCATTGTGGACAAAACATCTTCTCCTAATAAGCAGTTAAGGGGCAGACTGACATTGTGTTGTTTGCTGGGTTTCACGTCTCCTAAAGGTCCGGGGGATAAATCTGCTTTGTTTCCAGTGTAGCAGCCGCGATCGTTCTTGAATTCATTTATTAGCAATCCCTCAAATGGGTATTTGATTGCTGAAATATAATGGAGCCACTTCCAGTATACGGGTATTTGAGTTCGCTTGAGGAAGAAGCCGCAGGTCAAAAAGAAGAGTGCTGTTGTGGCAATGACTACTGCATAGCCTGTGATGTAACTAGGTACAAGTGCACTAACAAGCATCACATATGCATTGGTAGTAATGAGGGAGGCAAATAGTATCATCCAAAAATTGAAGAGATTGCTTTTCAAGTGGAGCATTAATTTGGTTATGACAGCAAATGTGAGGCCTTGAACAGCAAAAAATGGGAGGTAAACAATGAGGGAAGAAATGACATATGAGGAAGCACGATAAGCATTGTGGGATGTTTCCCTGATGAAGATGAACCTTTCCATGATAAAAGATGGAACTGCATCattggaagaaaagaaaacaaggCAGACTGCAAAGATGTAGAAATTGAGGAGCCTATTGATGTCTTTGAATGTAGTATCACCCAGATTATTGAAAATGGTGGATAAGACCAGTGCCATAACAGTCAGCACAATCTCACGGGAGGCGAAAAGTTCTGGAGTGCGAATTACATTAAGTACTGTTCGCCATGAGAGCACTGCAACCTCACGCAACCATGGGTTTGCATACTTAGGTCCAAGGTTTGGCTCATCAAGCGCTTCCTCAATCTCAAGCTCTTCATATGAAGAGGGTGCATATGGAGTTGCAGAGTAGTCCATAGACTGGCTAACCGCCGTAGGAATTTTTTGGAGATAATGATCCTGATAAGTTGCAGAATGTTGGTTGGAAACATAACTTCTTGGTCCTGACAAGGGTGTTTTCCCAGGTGTCCATCCTGGAGTTCTTGCTGGAGTCCATGATGGTTGGCGACGTGGGGTTCCTACTACACCATTGTAAATCCAAACAGAGAAATCTTTGGCTGAGAAATCTTGGTAGAACTGAGAAGCTAAACGTGGATAAACACCACTGGTCCCAATGTTCCTTGATGTTTGTACACTTCTCCTTCCAAGGGAGTTATCAAAGTTctcatcatcgtcgtcgtcatccTCAAGACCAAACTGTGCAGAATCAGGTTGCGGTGTACCAGCAGCAAATCCTTGGCTGCGCAGGCTAATCATGTGTTTAGATGCTGGGGTGTTCCTTCTATAAGGTGTTCTTGGAGTTTTTGGAATAGGTGTCATGGTTGCTGGGTCAGGTTTATGGCCATCACGTTGGTATTGGACCAGAGGGTCGAGTCCAACCGTTGCTTGATCATATTCAGTTATAACATCTAGGAGATACTCAATACTGCTTTCACCATCAGGTACAGGCCTTCCAAATCCGGAAAGGTGAGTGTCAAGTGCATCTGGCCTTCCCATGTATACCAGTCTTCCCCTATAATACCAATTAAATACAGTCAAGATAAATTAAGTATTTAAGCAACAATCTCTACTCAAATCCCTTAGGCAGCCCTACACTTTGTGAGCATGTCATAAACAGATATAGTGTTTCATTTTAtcatattaacttttttataacCCTATCATGCAACATCAAGTAAAGCCTTGGACTCAAATTGTGGACTCTGCAATATGCATAGACCTACTTTagagactttttttttatatcaagcTGAGATCCAATGGACTTACAATCTTTAACAGCGAGCTAAAAGTTCCTCAGTGCTCTTTTTTTCTATGTTTCTAACATATAGTAGTAGTTTTTAACTTATCGTGTCataaatgtataatatatatgaGGAAACTTTATATGCCTCCTCATTTTGGGCTCTACAGAAAGTCAGATAAACATTATATCAGGCTTATCGGCTATAAGAATATAGGTTCTGAAATTTTCACCTCGCCAGGACAGCTATCTTGTCAAGGAGCATTTGAATTCTATATGAAGGCTGATGTATGGTCATGAGGACAACGCTACCACCCTGAGCTATGTCTTTAATCTTTTCCACTACACTGTAAGCACTAGTAGAATCAAGTCCCGAGGTAGGTTCGTCCAGAAACAGAAGCGATGGCTTATGAATGATCTCTATGCCGATAGAAACCCTTCGTCGTTCCCCTCCCGAAACTCCTCTCCTTCCCTCGTCACCAATATAGGTATGTGTAGCACTCTGAACAGTCAATAAGTCAATAATCTGTCATTTTATGTCTGTAGGTAAGTTAGGGAGACAGAGTCTTATCATACCTGCAAGCCGAGTTTATCGAGGAGCTCATAAACCCTCTTCTTTTTTTCATCCCTGGAAATCGAAGGAGGAAGCCTAACTTCTGCTGCAAACATAAATGTTTCAAAAACTGTCAACATAGGGAAGAGCTGGTCATCTTGCATAACATATGATGACACCATTTTCATGTAGCTTGTAGTTACCTGCATAATTAGAGCATGCCTGTATGAGCATTCCTAAATGTAAAAATAATCTATATCAGATTTGAATGCAGCAAAACAACATGAATTAGGAggagttaattttttattactgGCTTTCCATCAATTCTAACTGATCCTTGAAGACTCCCTTTTGCAATTCGTCCGGCCAAAGCATCAAGAAAGGTAGATTTTCCAGCACCACTAGGACCCATGATTGCCATGATTTCACCTTTTATTGCCTGGCCAGAGATATCATGAAGAAGATATGCTTCTTTCTTGATCCAAACTCCGTCCTTTTTCTGCTTCTTTATGATACTGTATGAGAGGTTATTGAATTCTAGGCCGTAACCAGGAATGGACTTCTGAGGCCTCAGTTGGTTCACATTTGTTGTGGTTCCTGGTTTGTGAGAGTCCATTAGACTCTCTAAGCTTTTATTTGTGCCTGTCCTATCTAGCCTCGCCATTGCAGTGAACCTCAGCAATCACTTTTGGCACTTGTTTGATTGCTGATGTTAAAGGACTTTAAAGCGCTAAAGTTGAGCTTTGAAAGGTATAAGAAGAGAGGCTGGGGTTTGCATACGGACAAAAAGGTGATGGTTAAATTGAAGCCATTTCAATAAGCAAATGATTCttttaacattaaaattatctactaaaataacaaatatttcaataacatgaactcatgtggaggatataaattataatactcTCTCCGCTCattataagtattttatttgtatttttttgtttcagattatgtcattttatattatcaataaaatatttactattattattttctactaacatatctttattttaattttttttttttatatttcaactcATTTAATTAGTCTActaactattattaataaaaatatttttgtaaatggAGTTCATATCATCATTAACAAAATCAACGCAACTAATAAGAGTTCTTATACATTTGAAAGAGAAAGAAACCATGAGGCGGCAACTTTGGTGGAGTCTACTTCTGTTTCCTTTGGGTTTGTCGTTAAATTTGCTTTGATTTTGCCGAAGAATGATGTAATTTTGTTTCACTCAGCACTAGAGACAAATTATAACTTccttttaatttgttgtttctCTTAAACTTCAACTGTAACATATAGAGCTGGCATAGCAGCTAGTAATCATGTTTGTCAGTTTGTGTATGTATTTGACAACAAACTCGAAATAAGTTACTTACAATTTCAAGgttgcctcaaaatttaattcaacaCTTGCCTATAAATGTTGGACACACAAGACCCATCAAAGAATATGAAGAGTATTGTTGGCTTCTTTCTAACTATcaggaatgaaatataaacaaataaaaaattattttaaaatttgatgcgtcttatttaaattttagataaatatatgattttttaaatatactttttttttatttatattttatttcgcaGAAAGTAAATCACAAGGAATCAATTCATAAAGTAAAACTGGATATATGTTTgccttctaaaattattttcgtAGAAATACTTGAAGACATTTAATACAATCTACTGAAAAATAATGGGACAGTTTTTTACAAGTCGCACGAGCActtatgttaaatattaaataaaaaaactaatatgcttaaaaaaaatctaatcaaataaatagaatataattttataaatataatttaattgatagcTACGAGAATATACAACTgtttaagtttaaaaataatatttgttactTTTCATACAAAGTAGGTAAGTTTAActactaaattatttgatcaaaataaataaattaattgaatttaatataataaaataattattaaaatcttaaaatatataGAAGAGAGTTCGTATCACTATTATCTTACtcttaaaattgaaaactaaaattta
It includes:
- the LOC101491464 gene encoding ABC transporter G family member STR, which encodes MARLDRTGTNKSLESLMDSHKPGTTTNVNQLRPQKSIPGYGLEFNNLSYSIIKKQKKDGVWIKKEAYLLHDISGQAIKGEIMAIMGPSGAGKSTFLDALAGRIAKGSLQGSVRIDGKPVTTSYMKMVSSYVMQDDQLFPMLTVFETFMFAAEVRLPPSISRDEKKKRVYELLDKLGLQSATHTYIGDEGRRGVSGGERRRVSIGIEIIHKPSLLFLDEPTSGLDSTSAYSVVEKIKDIAQGGSVVLMTIHQPSYRIQMLLDKIAVLARGRLVYMGRPDALDTHLSGFGRPVPDGESSIEYLLDVITEYDQATVGLDPLVQYQRDGHKPDPATMTPIPKTPRTPYRRNTPASKHMISLRSQGFAAGTPQPDSAQFGLEDDDDDDENFDNSLGRRSVQTSRNIGTSGVYPRLASQFYQDFSAKDFSVWIYNGVVGTPRRQPSWTPARTPGWTPGKTPLSGPRSYVSNQHSATYQDHYLQKIPTAVSQSMDYSATPYAPSSYEELEIEEALDEPNLGPKYANPWLREVAVLSWRTVLNVIRTPELFASREIVLTVMALVLSTIFNNLGDTTFKDINRLLNFYIFAVCLVFFSSNDAVPSFIMERFIFIRETSHNAYRASSYVISSLIVYLPFFAVQGLTFAVITKLMLHLKSNLFNFWMILFASLITTNAYVMLVSALVPSYITGYAVVIATTALFFLTCGFFLKRTQIPVYWKWLHYISAIKYPFEGLLINEFKNDRGCYTGNKADLSPGPLGDVKPSKQHNVSLPLNCLLGEDVLSTMDITMESLWYDILILLAWGVLYRFFFYLVLRFYSKNERK